The stretch of DNA ATTTGAAATACCATGGGAAGCTCCACCCGGTATCTTCATTGCGGTAAACCATAATCTTTTTATTTTCGTTGATAGTATAAATGTAATACACATCACGAGTTGGGCCATCAGCCGGGTTTTCTGCCGAAATTGGGCCATCATTATCAACGCGTTTAACTTCAGAACCGGTGATTTTAACAATATCAGTTGAAGGCAGATAAAAGCTGCAAAGAAGGGCAGTACCAATAGCAAAACAGACCAGATAACCGATAAATATTTTCTTGATTAATGACATAAGAATCACGCTTCCCTATGAGTTTGGGGGTAATGCACTTCTTACATTGTATGTCATTGCGTAATGACATGCATGAACAAATCGTGAGAGTGACTGAATTACAGGCAATAAAAAACCCGATAAGTATGAAACGTAAAAATGACTTATCGGGTCAACCTCAATGAGGGAGTTCTAAAGTAAAGCAGTGGCACTATTTAAGACGTGAATACGTTGAAATAGTTCATCACGTAAGCAAGATTTTTTTCACTTTTTTTACACTATTAGATAATGCCATGATTTATATGTAATTATTCTATAGCAAACTTGGCCAAATGATAATGATTAATGAACCGGCCAGCGTTAGTAATACGTTAGCAATCGCATAGGTACCCGCATATCCCAAAGCTGGAATATTGCTACGGGAAGTATCGCTAATAATTTCCATTGCAGGAGCACAGGTTCTGGCACCCATAATGGCACCAAATAACAGGGCACGGTTCATGCGTAGAACATAGGCACCAAACAGGTAGCAAATAACTACAGGAACCAGGCTAACCAATAAACCGGCAACCAGCATTTGACCACCAACCAGTCCCAGATTGTTGCCGATGCCGCTACCGGCACTTAATCCGACACCTGCCATAAATACCATCAATCCGAACTCTTTGACCATATTGAGGGCACCCTGAGGAATATAGCCAAAGGTTGGGTGATTAGCCCGCATAAAGCCCAGCATAATGCCAGAGAACAGCAGACCAGCAGCATTACCAATACCAAATGAAAAGTTACTGAACTGGAAAGTGATCTGACCAATCATCAAACCAAGAATAAAGAAGGCACAGAAGGCCAGCAGATCGGTAACCTGACTATGGATAGAGATAAAACCAATACGTTCCGCAACGCTTTTAACCCGATGAGCATCACCGCTGATTTGCAGAACATCACCCGCATTCAGCACAATATTATCATCAATAGGCATCTCAATCTGGCTGCGGATAACCCGGTTCAGGAAGCAACCATGGTCAGTCAGGTTAATTTGGCTCAGACGTTTGCCTACTGCATTATTGTTTTTGACCACAATCTCTTCGGTAACAATACGCATATCCAGCAAATCGCGCTCGAATACCTCTTTACCATTGCGAAAACTGGGATCTAATCGGGCATGGGCGTCAGGATAACCCACCAGTGAAATCTCATCATTGACTTGTAAAACCGCATCACCATCAGGCGAGGCGATAATACCGTTACGGCGAATCTTTTCGATATAACAACCCGTCTGGCGATAGATACCCAACTCACGCAGGTTTTTACCCGCTGCCCATGCCACCAGCTCCGGTCCTACACGATAGGCGCGAATCACCGGCAGATAAACCTTACGCTGACTATCATGATCCAGACCACGCTCTCTGGCAATTTGCTGGGCACAGGTAGATAAATCCTGTCGCTGTAGTTTTGGCATATAGCGAGCAGCAAAGATTAAGCTAACCAGGCCAATCAGATAAGTCAGGGCATAACCCAGACTGAGGTGATCCTGAGCGGTAGCTAATAGGGCGGCATCCGATGTGGTATGGCGTAACGTATCACCTGCGCCTACCAGTACCGGTGTTGAAGTCATCGATCCGGCCAGCATACCGGCGGTGAGGCCGATATCCCACTTAAGGAATTTACCCAATCCCAGTGCAATGCACATAGCACTACCAACCAGAACCAGTGCCAGTAAAAAATAGTTTTTTCCATCACGAAAGAAGATAGCAAAGAAGTTTGGACCGGCTTCAACACCCACACAGAAGATGAACAGCATAAAGCCCAGACTTAAGGCTTCGGTGTTAATCGTAAAATGCTGATAGCCTAATAATAAGGAGATAACCAGTACGCCAATCGATCCGCCCAGTTGAACCGAACCCAGCCGAATTTTCCCTAAACACAAGCCTAATGCTAATACTACGAACAGCAAAAGAATGTAGTTACTGTTTAGCAGGCTGATAATATCAATATTCACAATGTTAACTTTACGTCATTTGCAATGGAGGAATAGTGAATTCATCTTTAGAATTCACATAAAAAAGAGTCTTGCACTGACGAAAAATCTGCCATCTGCAAGACCTTTATATTTCTGACGGGCTATTTTAAAGCTTATTACCGTATCATTCATACTAAAAAATACGACTTTACCTCACGAGATCAATAAATTTATATTCTCTTTATTTCTCATAAGATTAATCAGATTGTCTTTTCATCAGACTGAGTATGAACAGACAGCAAGAGCAAAGCACCACTGAAGGGCCTGCTGGCGTATCGTGGAAAGCGGAAAGGGTTAAACCACCGGTTACGGCAATAATGCCAATAATAACCGCAAAGCCAGCCATTTGTTCTGGTGTTCTGGAGAATCTGCGCGCCGTAGCAGCAGGAATAATCAGTAATGAGGTGATAATCAGAGCTCCAACAAATTTCATTGCCAGACCAATGGTTAGTGCTGTAACCAGCATCAACAACAGGCGAACCCTTTCAGGATTAATACCGTCAACATGTGCCAGTTCAGGATTGATGGTGACAGATAATAATGAACGCCATTGCCACCATAAAATTGCCAGTACCACAATTACACCCGCACCAATCATCCACAGGTCATTAATGGTGACAGATAGCAGGTCACCAAACAGATAAGCCATCAGGTCAACGCGTACGTTCGACATTAAACTGATAGTAACCAAACCTAAAGACAGGGCACTATGGGCTAAAATTCCTAGTAGCGTATCCACCGCAAATTGAGGGCGGCGCTCCAGCCATACCAGACCAACAGCTAACAGTAGAGTAATGGCAATCACCGCGTAAAACGGATTAATGTTCAATAACAGGCCAAAGGCTACACCCAATAAAGATGAATGGGCGAGTGTATCGCCAAAATAGGACATCCGACGCCAAACAACAAAAGAGCCTAAAGGACCCGCCGCCAGGGCCAGCAATACGCCCGCCATCCAGCCTGGAAATAACAGTTCTATCATGCTTTATTACTGCCTGAAGTTTTAAGAACAATACGACCCTGTAGGTCATGTTGATGATTATGCCGGTGATGGTAGACCGCTAACTGTCTGGCACCACGATGGCCAAACATAGCAATAAACTCCGGATGTTCTGAGACAGCCTCCGGTGCTCCAGAACAGCAAATATGCTGATTAAGGCACAATACTTCATCAGTTTTTGCCATCACTAAATGCAGATCGTGAGAAACCATTAATACCGCACAATTCAGTTCAGTTCGTAGCTTCTCAATCAGGTCATATAACGCCAGTTGTCCATTAACATCAACCCCCTGAGTCGGTTCATCCAGTACCAGCAATTGAGGGCGATTTAATAAAGCCCTTGCCAGTAAAACGCGTTGGGTTTCCCCACCAGAGAGTTTCTGCATCGGCATTTTTACTAAATGTTTGGCCTGAACGCGGCTGAGGGCTGGCAGAATATCTTCTTTCTTTACCCCAGGACGCAGGCGCATAAAGCGCTCAACGGTTAGTGGCAAGGTAGGGTCAAGGTGCAATTTCTGCGGTACATAGCCAATACGTAAATCTTTGGGGCAGCTAATCTTCCCTGAGGCAGGTGAGACCAGCCCCAAAACAACACGGACCAGCGTTGATTTACCCGCACCGTTAGGGCCGAGCAGGGTAAGGATCTGCCCTTCATTCAAGGTCAGTGAAACATCGGACAGAACTTTCCGGCTACCGAAAACAACAGAAATATGTTCTAACTTAAGCAAACTGGACATTTTTCATTTTTCTTGCAGAATTCAAGATGTGTTATATTATAACATATCAAAGGCAATTACTATTCAAATGAGATTAGAACAAATGCAGCAAACAGCAAATACAAAATGGTTTAACCGCATGATTTTGGCAGGAACATTATTAACAGCAGGTGTTGCTATTAACGCGTCAGCCGCCGTTTTAACCTCAACAAAACCGCTGGGTTTTATTGCATCAGCCATTACCGAAGGGATAATGCCGGTAGAAGTACTGCTTCCGGATGGTGCATCGCCGCATGATTATGCGCTTCGTCCATCAGATGTCCAGAAAATACGCTCAGCGGACCTGGTGGTATGGATAGGCCCGGATATGGAAGCTTTTCTGACTAAACCATTGCAACAGGTGAATGAAAAGAAACAAATTCCGTTAGCCACGCTGGACTCAGTAAAACCATTATTGATTAAAGGCAATGAAGATGACGATCATGAAGAAGGGCATCAGGAACAACACATTGATAACGCTCATAATCATGACGAACATGACCATCACCATGGTGACTACAATATGCACATTTGGATGTCGCCGGATATAGCAAAACAATCCGCAATTGCAATTCATCACAAATTATTGGAACTTATGCCACAAAATAAGGACAAACTAGATGCTAATCTTAGTCAGTTCGAGAAACAACTAGAGCTGACAAAAGAAAATATTGCTAATATAATGCAGCCGTTGCGTGGCAAAGGATATTTTGTTTTCCATGACGCTTATAATTATTTTGAGAAAACATTCGGTTTAACCCAATTAGGGCACTTTACAATAAACCCCGAAATCCAGCCCGGAGCGCAACGTTTACACAATATACGAACACAGTTGGTTGAGCATAAAGCGGTATGCGTTTTTGCTGAGCCACAATTTCAGCCAGCCGTCATAAATGCTGTCGCCCAAGGGACGAATGTCCGCATCGGAACACTGGATCCGTTAGGCAGCAAAGTAACGTTAGGTAAAGATAGCTATGTACAGTTTTTAACTGAGCTATCCCAACAGTTTACGAGCTGTCTGGAGTAACAGAACGAGGAATTCGAGTAGTGCTCCAAGTAGTTAGAACCATTGCGCTGTTTTATAATAATTTACCCCGGCCTCATAAGTTTACCTTTGGGGCTCTTCTGTTTCTCACCTGGAGTATGTTGGTTTGGCAGGCGGCAGTATA from Limnobaculum xujianqingii encodes:
- the znuA gene encoding zinc ABC transporter substrate-binding protein ZnuA, translating into MRLEQMQQTANTKWFNRMILAGTLLTAGVAINASAAVLTSTKPLGFIASAITEGIMPVEVLLPDGASPHDYALRPSDVQKIRSADLVVWIGPDMEAFLTKPLQQVNEKKQIPLATLDSVKPLLIKGNEDDDHEEGHQEQHIDNAHNHDEHDHHHGDYNMHIWMSPDIAKQSAIAIHHKLLELMPQNKDKLDANLSQFEKQLELTKENIANIMQPLRGKGYFVFHDAYNYFEKTFGLTQLGHFTINPEIQPGAQRLHNIRTQLVEHKAVCVFAEPQFQPAVINAVAQGTNVRIGTLDPLGSKVTLGKDSYVQFLTELSQQFTSCLE
- a CDS encoding aspartate:alanine antiporter — translated: MNIDIISLLNSNYILLLFVVLALGLCLGKIRLGSVQLGGSIGVLVISLLLGYQHFTINTEALSLGFMLFIFCVGVEAGPNFFAIFFRDGKNYFLLALVLVGSAMCIALGLGKFLKWDIGLTAGMLAGSMTSTPVLVGAGDTLRHTTSDAALLATAQDHLSLGYALTYLIGLVSLIFAARYMPKLQRQDLSTCAQQIARERGLDHDSQRKVYLPVIRAYRVGPELVAWAAGKNLRELGIYRQTGCYIEKIRRNGIIASPDGDAVLQVNDEISLVGYPDAHARLDPSFRNGKEVFERDLLDMRIVTEEIVVKNNNAVGKRLSQINLTDHGCFLNRVIRSQIEMPIDDNIVLNAGDVLQISGDAHRVKSVAERIGFISIHSQVTDLLAFCAFFILGLMIGQITFQFSNFSFGIGNAAGLLFSGIMLGFMRANHPTFGYIPQGALNMVKEFGLMVFMAGVGLSAGSGIGNNLGLVGGQMLVAGLLVSLVPVVICYLFGAYVLRMNRALLFGAIMGARTCAPAMEIISDTSRSNIPALGYAGTYAIANVLLTLAGSLIIIIWPSLL
- the znuB gene encoding zinc ABC transporter permease subunit ZnuB; the protein is MIELLFPGWMAGVLLALAAGPLGSFVVWRRMSYFGDTLAHSSLLGVAFGLLLNINPFYAVIAITLLLAVGLVWLERRPQFAVDTLLGILAHSALSLGLVTISLMSNVRVDLMAYLFGDLLSVTINDLWMIGAGVIVVLAILWWQWRSLLSVTINPELAHVDGINPERVRLLLMLVTALTIGLAMKFVGALIITSLLIIPAATARRFSRTPEQMAGFAVIIGIIAVTGGLTLSAFHDTPAGPSVVLCSCCLFILSLMKRQSD
- the znuC gene encoding zinc ABC transporter ATP-binding protein ZnuC; protein product: MSSLLKLEHISVVFGSRKVLSDVSLTLNEGQILTLLGPNGAGKSTLVRVVLGLVSPASGKISCPKDLRIGYVPQKLHLDPTLPLTVERFMRLRPGVKKEDILPALSRVQAKHLVKMPMQKLSGGETQRVLLARALLNRPQLLVLDEPTQGVDVNGQLALYDLIEKLRTELNCAVLMVSHDLHLVMAKTDEVLCLNQHICCSGAPEAVSEHPEFIAMFGHRGARQLAVYHHRHNHQHDLQGRIVLKTSGSNKA